In Dromaius novaehollandiae isolate bDroNov1 unplaced genomic scaffold, bDroNov1.hap1 HAP1_SCAFFOLD_37, whole genome shotgun sequence, the following proteins share a genomic window:
- the LOC135326234 gene encoding olfactory receptor 14A16-like: protein MSNSSSFSKFLLLAFVDTRELQLLHFSLFLGIYLAALLGNGLIITAIACDHRLHTPMYFFLLNLSILDLGSISTTVPKSMANSLRDTRAISYLGCAVQVFLVVVLFIAEYSLLTVMAYDRYVAICRPLHYGTLMGSRACVRMAAAAWGSGFLYAVLHTANTFSIPLCQGNTVQQFFCEIPQILKLSCSDSYLREAAVSVVTACLMFGCFVFIVLSYVQIFTAVLRIPSEQGRHKAFSMCLPHLAVVSLFVSTGIFAYLKPPSLSSPALDLVVAVLYSVVPPAVNPLIYSMRNKELKEALRKLVQWVQCQHQ from the coding sequence atgtccaacagcagctccttcagcaagttcctcctcctggcatttgtggacacccgggagctgcagctcttgcacttctcgctcttcctgggcatctacctggctgccctcctgggcaacggcctcatcatcacagccatagcctgcgaccaccgcctccacacccccatgtacttcttcctcctcaacctctccatcctggaccttggctccatctccaccactgtccccaaatccatggccaattccctgagggacaccagggccatttcatacttgggatgtgctgttcaggtcttcctggttgtcgTCTTGTTCAtagcagagtattctcttctcacagtcatggcctatgaccgctatgtcgccatctgcagacccctgcactacgggaccctcatgggcagcagagcttgtgtcagaatggcagcagctgcctggggcagtggttttctctatgctgtgctgcacacagctaacacattttcaataccactctgccaggGCAACACCGTGCAGCAGtttttctgtgagattccccagatcctcaagctctcctgctcagactcctacctcagggaagctgcgGTTAGtgtggttactgcctgtttaatgtttgggtgtttcgttttcattgtgctgtcctacgtgcagatcttcactgctgtgctgaggatcccctctgagcagggccggcacaaagccttttccatgtgcctcccacacctggccgtggtctccctgtttgtcagcactggcatatttgcctacctgaagcccccctccctctcctccccagctctggatctggtggtggctgttctgtactcggtggtgcctccagcagtgaaccccctcatctacagcatgaggaacaaggagctcaaggaggccctgaggaaactggttcaatgggtccaatgtcagcaccaataa